One segment of Cohaesibacter intestini DNA contains the following:
- a CDS encoding Bax inhibitor-1/YccA family protein → MSNDFRQSAHLSGRAAEMAQIDQGLRSYMLKVYNYMAIALGVTGLLAYVTYSMAFGVVDGKVIGYTQLGATLFASPLKWVIMFAPFAMVMFLSFRIQKMSAGTAQMVFWAYAALMGVSLASIFAVFTAQSITQVFFITAAAFAGLSLYGYTTTKSLSGWGSFLMMGLIGIVIASIVNIFLGSNALQFAISVIGVLVFAGLTAYDTQQIKEMYFEGDSADTMGKKAIMGALRLYLDFINLFIMLLQLFGNRE, encoded by the coding sequence ATGTCGAATGATTTCCGTCAGAGCGCACATCTAAGCGGCCGCGCCGCCGAGATGGCTCAGATCGATCAGGGCCTGCGCAGCTATATGCTCAAGGTCTACAATTATATGGCCATCGCACTGGGTGTGACTGGTCTTCTGGCTTATGTCACCTATTCGATGGCGTTCGGCGTCGTTGATGGCAAGGTGATTGGCTATACCCAGCTGGGTGCCACCCTGTTTGCCAGCCCGCTGAAATGGGTCATCATGTTCGCGCCTTTCGCAATGGTGATGTTCCTGAGCTTCCGCATTCAAAAAATGAGCGCGGGCACCGCACAGATGGTCTTTTGGGCCTATGCTGCGCTGATGGGCGTGTCTCTTGCTTCCATCTTCGCCGTCTTCACCGCTCAGTCGATCACTCAGGTCTTCTTCATCACCGCCGCTGCTTTTGCTGGTCTCAGCCTCTATGGCTATACCACCACCAAGAGCCTGTCCGGTTGGGGTAGCTTCCTGATGATGGGTCTGATCGGCATCGTGATCGCGTCGATCGTTAACATCTTCCTTGGCTCCAACGCCCTGCAGTTCGCCATCTCGGTGATCGGCGTGCTGGTCTTTGCTGGTCTCACCGCTTATGACACCCAGCAAATCAAGGAAATGTATTTTGAAGGCGACAGCGCCGATACCATGGGTAAGAAAGCCATTATGGGCGCTCTGCGTCTGTATCTGGACTTCATCAACCTGTTCATTATGCTGCTGCAGCTGTTTGGCAATCGCGAATAG
- a CDS encoding DUF2794 domain-containing protein, producing the protein MAPSAPPQICFNRVELMAILNVYGRMVAAGEMRDYAIDTLKDRAIFSIFRRTSEMPLYRIEKHPKLARKQGAFSLVSQQGQILKRGHDLRPILALLNQKLMKLVEK; encoded by the coding sequence ATGGCCCCGTCAGCCCCACCGCAGATCTGCTTCAACCGGGTTGAACTGATGGCAATCCTCAATGTCTATGGCCGTATGGTCGCCGCCGGAGAAATGCGCGATTATGCCATCGACACCCTGAAGGACCGAGCCATATTCTCCATTTTCCGCCGCACCAGTGAAATGCCGCTTTATCGCATCGAGAAACATCCCAAACTGGCCCGCAAACAAGGCGCCTTCTCCCTTGTCTCGCAACAGGGCCAAATTCTCAAGCGTGGCCACGATCTGCGCCCAATCCTTGCATTGCTCAATCAGAAACTGATGAAGTTGGTCGAAAAGTGA
- a CDS encoding ABC transporter permease, which translates to MDQMVAKASGAETGPPHAGPSLPARGWMAWMKLAFRFAFREMRGGLAGFYIFLACIALGVAAIGAVGSASRTLTGGLEEQGRVILGGDLSLSAIHTRVNDEQRAFLSQFGRFGEVATLRAMASKEDQSEQMLVEIKAVDDAYPMVGTLETAQGKGLETGQLLADPLLLDRLGLKVGDPLMVGVKRFIIGDVITREPDALATGLALGPRLLMSLEDLSETDLVQPGAIVRWTGRVAMDGAPTISEIQAVEAEIKETYPDNGWRIRSRAEAARGLKRNIDRFASFLVLVGLASLITGGVGIANAVHAFIQSRQNTIASYKCLGAPSWLIVAIYLAQILMIALIGIAIGLSFAALVPYIMTLVVPDNLPLSSALWHPEELGLAALFGLLAALLFSIRPLLRARAIPATALFRDQIAPVRYHASRVDWLITLGLGALLVGLVLATAKVTMVAVGFLIGMVIVFALLRLIAYAIMQGAKRLPRIRRVVPRLAIANLHRPGALTPSVALSLGLGLSLLVTLVLIDLNLQNQLTGNLQEKAPNFFFVNIQNNEVERFEARLDALAPNGERERVPMLRGRLTELKGIPSSEYDAPDGARWVLRGDRGITYSADLPDNSTLMEGDWWPADYAGKPLVSFDYELANELGLVIGDSLSVNVLGRTLTAEISNLRQVEWQSMAINFVMVFSPNTFAGAPHAHLATLSLNGEGEQVPDAVRAQEAEVMKAVIKEFPTVTTVRVGEALDRVNDLVRQLAWGMRAASSLAILASILVLAGALAAGQRERIYDAVILKTLGASRRQVLSAYSLEYGLLGLITALFALGIGHGAAYLVLTQVMDMPFTFQPMAAVVAVLLAMVATVVLGLLGTWSSLNKKPARILRAG; encoded by the coding sequence ATGGATCAAATGGTTGCCAAAGCCTCCGGGGCTGAAACCGGACCGCCTCATGCAGGCCCAAGCCTGCCTGCGCGTGGCTGGATGGCGTGGATGAAACTTGCCTTCCGCTTCGCCTTTCGCGAAATGCGCGGCGGTCTTGCGGGATTTTACATTTTTCTGGCCTGTATTGCCCTCGGGGTCGCTGCCATTGGTGCGGTTGGCTCGGCGTCACGCACCTTAACCGGCGGTCTTGAAGAGCAGGGGCGGGTGATTCTGGGGGGCGATCTGTCGCTCTCGGCGATCCATACGCGGGTCAATGACGAGCAACGGGCGTTTCTGAGCCAGTTTGGCCGCTTTGGTGAAGTGGCCACCTTACGCGCTATGGCCAGCAAGGAAGATCAATCCGAGCAGATGCTGGTCGAGATCAAGGCGGTGGACGATGCCTATCCGATGGTTGGCACGCTGGAAACCGCTCAAGGCAAGGGGCTTGAGACAGGCCAGTTGCTGGCTGATCCCTTGTTGCTTGATCGGCTCGGGCTGAAGGTTGGCGATCCGCTGATGGTTGGCGTCAAGCGCTTCATCATTGGCGATGTGATCACGCGCGAGCCGGATGCGCTGGCCACCGGGCTGGCGCTCGGGCCGCGTCTGTTGATGTCGCTTGAGGATCTGAGTGAGACCGATCTGGTGCAGCCCGGTGCGATTGTCCGCTGGACGGGCCGCGTGGCGATGGATGGGGCTCCGACCATCTCCGAGATTCAGGCTGTCGAGGCCGAGATCAAGGAGACTTATCCGGACAATGGCTGGCGGATTCGCTCGCGGGCAGAGGCTGCGCGGGGGCTGAAACGCAACATTGATCGCTTTGCCTCCTTCCTTGTGTTGGTGGGGTTGGCATCACTGATTACGGGTGGTGTCGGCATTGCCAATGCGGTGCATGCCTTCATCCAGTCGCGGCAAAATACCATTGCCAGTTATAAATGCCTCGGGGCGCCGAGTTGGCTGATTGTTGCCATTTATCTGGCGCAGATCCTGATGATTGCGCTGATCGGCATTGCCATCGGGCTGAGCTTTGCTGCCTTGGTGCCTTATATCATGACGCTGGTGGTGCCGGACAATCTGCCGCTGTCCTCTGCCCTGTGGCATCCTGAGGAACTGGGGCTTGCGGCCCTGTTCGGGCTGCTGGCAGCATTGCTTTTCTCCATTCGGCCCCTGCTCAGGGCCCGCGCCATTCCGGCGACGGCTTTGTTTCGCGATCAGATTGCCCCGGTACGCTATCATGCCAGTCGTGTGGACTGGCTGATTACGCTGGGGCTTGGGGCTTTGCTGGTGGGGTTGGTTTTGGCGACCGCCAAGGTGACCATGGTGGCGGTCGGGTTTCTGATCGGCATGGTGATCGTCTTTGCGCTGCTGCGACTGATTGCCTATGCCATCATGCAAGGGGCCAAGCGGCTGCCGCGCATCCGGCGGGTGGTGCCGCGTCTGGCGATTGCCAATCTGCATCGCCCCGGCGCACTGACCCCGTCGGTGGCTTTGTCCTTGGGGCTTGGGCTTAGCCTTTTGGTGACCTTGGTGCTGATCGATCTCAATTTGCAGAACCAATTGACCGGAAACTTGCAGGAAAAAGCGCCGAACTTCTTCTTTGTCAATATCCAGAACAACGAGGTTGAACGCTTCGAGGCGCGGCTTGACGCCCTTGCCCCCAATGGCGAGAGGGAGCGGGTGCCGATGCTGCGTGGCCGGCTGACAGAGCTGAAGGGCATTCCGTCCAGTGAATATGATGCACCTGACGGGGCAAGGTGGGTGTTGCGCGGTGATCGTGGCATCACCTATTCGGCCGACTTGCCGGACAATTCCACCCTGATGGAAGGGGACTGGTGGCCAGCAGACTATGCGGGCAAACCCTTGGTCTCGTTCGATTATGAACTGGCCAATGAGCTGGGACTGGTGATTGGCGACAGCCTGTCGGTCAATGTGCTGGGCCGGACGCTCACCGCTGAAATCAGCAATTTGCGGCAGGTGGAATGGCAATCGATGGCGATCAATTTCGTCATGGTCTTCTCGCCCAACACCTTTGCGGGTGCGCCGCATGCCCATTTGGCGACCCTGTCCCTCAACGGTGAGGGGGAGCAGGTACCCGATGCGGTTCGTGCGCAGGAAGCGGAGGTGATGAAAGCCGTCATCAAGGAGTTTCCGACGGTCACCACGGTGCGGGTCGGGGAGGCGCTAGATCGGGTCAATGATCTGGTGCGGCAATTGGCTTGGGGCATGCGGGCTGCATCCTCACTGGCGATCCTTGCCTCCATTCTGGTGCTGGCCGGTGCTTTGGCGGCGGGTCAGCGGGAGCGGATTTATGATGCGGTGATCCTCAAAACGCTGGGGGCCAGCCGTCGGCAGGTTCTCTCGGCCTACAGCCTTGAATATGGTCTTCTGGGCCTGATCACGGCTCTGTTCGCCCTTGGCATCGGCCATGGTGCGGCCTATTTGGTGCTAACGCAGGTGATGGACATGCCTTTCACCTTCCAGCCGATGGCGGCCGTGGTCGCTGTGCTGCTGGCAATGGTGGCAACCGTGGTGCTGGGTTTGCTCGGCACATGGTCGAGCCTCAACAAAAAACCCGCCCGGATCCTCAGGGCTGGTTAA